The following coding sequences are from one Campylobacter sp. RM16187 window:
- a CDS encoding Arm DNA-binding domain-containing protein, whose amino-acid sequence MANISKANLQDKDIRKLQPPKSKKKIAVGNPKELYLWLNPSGKKTFFIRTKDDKSLTIGEFREGIYSVSEARIDAVKLLKELESGKDIDTIKGKNDKYKFKSLFNIYIEQKQKNGISQTYLKKIIQMNNLYILPKFGERDVKNIKYSELLEVFNAIFNPSNPKTSRLETIHRLINHLHNVFSMAIKDRYIDHDPSFRLEKEFPTIKSF is encoded by the coding sequence ATGGCAAACATCTCTAAGGCAAATCTTCAAGATAAAGATATTAGAAAACTGCAACCTCCAAAATCTAAAAAGAAAATAGCTGTAGGAAATCCCAAAGAGTTATATTTGTGGCTTAATCCAAGCGGTAAGAAAACATTCTTTATAAGAACAAAGGATGATAAGTCGCTTACAATAGGTGAGTTTAGAGAAGGTATTTATAGTGTAAGCGAAGCAAGGATAGACGCCGTAAAACTACTAAAAGAGCTTGAAAGCGGTAAGGATATAGATACCATTAAAGGCAAGAATGATAAGTATAAATTTAAAAGTCTATTTAATATATACATAGAGCAAAAACAGAAAAACGGTATTAGCCAGACTTATCTAAAAAAGATTATTCAGATGAACAATCTTTATATACTTCCTAAATTTGGCGAGAGAGATGTAAAAAATATAAAGTATAGCGAACTTTTAGAGGTCTTTAATGCCATTTTTAACCCTAGTAATCCTAAAACAAGTCGTCTTGAGACAATACACCGCCTTATAAACCACTTGCATAATGTTTTTTCAATGGCTATCAAAGATAGATATATAGATCATGATCCAAGCTTTAGACTTGAAAAAGAATTTCCTACAATCAAGTCGTTTTAA
- a CDS encoding phosphorelay protein — MGILKNLEIDYSYDIVEEFLTHYSMMCELMEPLIIDLAREDRYKSSIEELFRIFHNIKSATSFMKIDPILKLTTLSEEICSEARDLRGPANDEFVDWLLVVSDQFSKYREDIEVDAEFFSVLNPMIVKIPSRLDI; from the coding sequence ATGGGGATATTGAAAAATCTTGAAATTGACTACTCTTATGATATTGTTGAAGAATTTTTAACGCACTATTCTATGATGTGTGAGCTTATGGAACCTCTCATAATTGATCTTGCTAGGGAGGATAGATACAAGAGTAGTATAGAGGAGTTATTTAGAATTTTTCACAATATTAAATCGGCTACATCATTTATGAAGATTGATCCTATATTAAAACTTACTACTCTTAGTGAAGAAATTTGCTCTGAAGCAAGGGATCTAAGAGGGCCTGCAAATGATGAATTTGTGGATTGGCTATTAGTGGTAAGTGATCAATTTAGCAAATATCGTGAAGATATAGAGGTTGATGCTGAATTTTTTAGTGTTTTAAATCCTATGATTGTGAAAATTCCTTCAAGACTCGATATTTGA
- a CDS encoding AI-2E family transporter translates to MVNNSRIFFGIFVFFAISLVIYLFKPFLLNIFIAALLAVATSNINVKFLELTKNRKTLSAALTTAVLFLLFIAPFIYAVIELTRQAAGFNMNNITNTIDYIKNYDFALPASIDFLEPKFKELIANIDIKAISTKIISNLANIGKLSAKFLTDMVIIVVFVFFSFVYGNELVSYLKEALPMQKEDTQFILSEVANVMSVVFFSIIANMILQGFLFAIITMIFGYNGFLTGIVFGFSSLIPVVGGLLAWGPISLYEFANGNTVGAITIALYTIIMISIVADTFLKPLIIKFINDRLVEIPTKINELLIFFAMIAGITTFGFWGIILGPAIVTFFLSTIKLYVLLKERSFV, encoded by the coding sequence ATGGTCAATAATAGTAGAATTTTCTTCGGAATTTTCGTATTTTTCGCAATTTCTTTAGTTATTTACCTATTTAAGCCATTTTTGCTAAATATTTTTATAGCCGCTCTGCTAGCGGTTGCTACGTCTAATATAAACGTTAAATTTTTAGAACTTACCAAAAATCGCAAAACACTATCCGCAGCACTTACTACGGCAGTTTTGTTTTTACTCTTTATAGCTCCTTTTATCTACGCCGTGATAGAGCTTACAAGACAAGCGGCCGGATTTAATATGAATAACATTACAAACACTATTGATTACATCAAAAACTATGATTTCGCACTTCCGGCAAGCATAGATTTTTTAGAACCTAAATTTAAAGAGCTGATTGCGAATATAGATATAAAAGCGATCTCGACCAAAATTATTTCAAATTTGGCAAATATTGGTAAATTAAGCGCTAAATTCTTAACCGATATGGTCATAATCGTGGTTTTTGTATTTTTCTCTTTCGTTTACGGAAACGAGCTTGTAAGTTATCTAAAAGAGGCTCTTCCTATGCAAAAAGAGGATACTCAATTCATACTTAGCGAAGTAGCAAATGTAATGAGCGTCGTGTTCTTTTCGATAATAGCCAATATGATCTTGCAAGGATTTTTATTTGCCATTATAACGATGATATTTGGATACAACGGCTTTTTAACAGGCATTGTATTTGGTTTTTCATCTTTAATTCCAGTAGTCGGCGGGCTACTTGCATGGGGGCCTATCAGCCTATATGAATTTGCTAACGGAAATACGGTAGGAGCGATAACAATAGCGCTTTATACTATAATTATGATATCAATAGTGGCAGATACTTTTTTAAAACCATTAATAATTAAATTTATAAATGATAGACTAGTTGAGATTCCAACTAAAATCAACGAGCTTCTTATATTTTTCGCGATGATAGCAGGCATCACAACATTTGGTTTTTGGGGCATAATACTTGGCCCAGCGATTGTGACATTCTTTCTCTCCACAATTAAGCTTTATGTCTTACTTAAAGAGAGATCCTTTGTCTAA
- a CDS encoding tetratricopeptide repeat protein: protein MKFKILILFLIFTSQIFAIQSEISQARDAFEKKDYKKVKEIVTKICDKGDGYGCAVLGDMYYKGLGIEQDKKMAYEFFNKACELKNGTGCFDLALIYKKGEIVNKNTKRVFELYSKACELKEDNACTNLGVMYYNGEGTEKDHRKAFDLYYKACELYNGTACFNIASMIYEGVSTEKNYKNAFKFFDRSCYMKNALGCNALGIMYENGYGTDKNVYNAYDSYATACHMGNENGCNALGIKFENGKIDEKKYEEYESIAASCKMGDKQRCEILQKLLEKF from the coding sequence ATGAAATTTAAAATTTTAATATTATTTTTAATTTTTACAAGTCAAATTTTTGCTATACAGAGTGAAATATCGCAGGCTAGAGATGCATTTGAAAAAAAAGATTACAAAAAAGTCAAGGAAATAGTGACAAAAATTTGCGATAAAGGCGATGGATACGGATGTGCTGTTTTGGGAGATATGTATTATAAAGGGCTTGGCATCGAGCAAGATAAAAAAATGGCATACGAGTTTTTTAACAAAGCTTGTGAGCTAAAAAATGGGACAGGATGCTTTGATCTAGCCCTTATATATAAAAAAGGCGAGATTGTAAACAAAAATACAAAAAGAGTTTTTGAACTTTACTCAAAGGCTTGCGAGCTAAAAGAGGATAATGCCTGCACAAATTTGGGCGTTATGTATTACAATGGTGAGGGTACTGAAAAAGATCACCGCAAAGCATTTGATCTTTATTATAAAGCTTGCGAACTATACAATGGAACTGCATGCTTTAATATAGCATCTATGATATACGAAGGAGTATCTACCGAAAAAAATTATAAAAACGCCTTTAAATTTTTTGATCGCTCATGCTATATGAAAAATGCTCTTGGATGTAATGCTCTAGGCATAATGTATGAAAATGGCTACGGAACAGATAAAAACGTCTATAATGCCTACGATTCATACGCAACAGCTTGCCATATGGGCAATGAAAATGGATGCAATGCACTCGGAATCAAATTTGAAAATGGAAAAATAGACGAAAAAAAATACGAGGAGTATGAGTCTATAGCTGCTTCTTGCAAGATGGGCGACAAGCAAAGATGCGAAATACTGCAAAAGCTATTGGAGAAATTTTAG
- the ruvB gene encoding Holliday junction branch migration DNA helicase RuvB, with the protein MDRIVEIEKVSFESEFETSLRPAKFEDYIGQEKIKQNLDVFIKAAKKRRECLDHVLFYGPPGLGKTTLAHIISNEMGVSIKMTAAPMIEKSGDLAAVLTNLQEGDVLFIDEIHRLSSAIEEVLYPAMEDFRLDIIIGSGPAAQTIKIDLPKFTLIGATTRAGMISAPLRDRFGMDFRLQFYSHEELAKIVQIASVKLGKECEKLAALEIARRARATPRIALRLLKRIRDFAEVNDELIISQKRAKEALDALGVNEIGFDEMDIKYLEILLDAKRKPLGLNTIAAALSEDEGTIEDVIEPYLLANGFIERTAKGRIASGKCYETFKLKFKEDKGLFDGQ; encoded by the coding sequence ATGGATAGAATCGTAGAAATAGAAAAAGTAAGCTTTGAAAGCGAGTTTGAAACATCGCTTCGCCCTGCAAAATTTGAAGACTATATCGGACAAGAAAAGATAAAGCAGAATTTAGACGTCTTCATAAAGGCTGCTAAAAAGCGCAGAGAGTGCCTTGATCACGTGCTTTTTTACGGACCTCCGGGGCTTGGTAAAACCACTCTTGCGCACATCATCTCAAACGAGATGGGCGTAAGCATAAAAATGACCGCGGCACCGATGATCGAAAAGAGTGGCGATCTTGCTGCTGTGCTTACAAATTTGCAAGAAGGAGACGTGCTATTTATCGATGAAATTCACCGCTTAAGCTCGGCTATCGAAGAGGTGCTTTATCCTGCGATGGAGGACTTTAGGCTTGATATCATCATAGGCTCGGGTCCTGCGGCGCAAACGATAAAAATCGATCTACCTAAATTTACGCTAATAGGCGCTACAACAAGAGCGGGTATGATCTCAGCTCCGCTTAGAGATCGCTTCGGGATGGACTTTAGACTTCAGTTTTACAGCCACGAAGAGCTCGCCAAAATCGTTCAAATAGCATCCGTCAAGCTTGGTAAAGAGTGTGAAAAGCTAGCCGCGCTTGAGATCGCAAGACGCGCCAGAGCAACCCCTAGAATCGCGCTTAGACTGCTAAAACGAATTCGTGACTTTGCCGAAGTAAACGATGAACTCATCATCTCGCAAAAACGCGCCAAAGAGGCGCTTGACGCACTTGGAGTAAACGAAATAGGCTTTGATGAGATGGATATAAAATATCTTGAAATTTTGCTTGACGCCAAACGCAAGCCTTTGGGGCTAAACACAATTGCCGCCGCACTTAGCGAGGACGAAGGCACGATAGAAGACGTTATAGAGCCTTATTTGCTTGCAAACGGCTTTATCGAGCGTACGGCAAAAGGACGTATCGCAAGCGGCAAGTGCTACGAGACGTTCAAGCTAAAATTTAAAGAAGACAAAGGGCTTTTTGATGGTCAATAA
- the panB gene encoding 3-methyl-2-oxobutanoate hydroxymethyltransferase encodes MLLKEKKITITDIKNKKLIQPIVPIVAITAYDALFARLFDDYVDIILIGDSLNLSFNGKKDTLSSSMEIMLYHTKAVCAGSKHAFKVADMPFASYINEKTAIKNASKFFKQTNAEAIKLEGGLRVTKIIKRLCEEGISVMGHIGLMPQQVRLEGGYKVKGRAQDDENRLIEEAIAIEEAGAFSIVIEGVIESVAEKVAKSVKIPVIGIGSGVKVDGQILVWSDMLGFFEEFKPKFAKHYIDGSNLVREAVQRYAEEVKNRAFPSEEYKYKI; translated from the coding sequence ATGCTTTTAAAAGAAAAAAAAATTACAATAACCGACATCAAAAACAAAAAACTAATCCAACCTATAGTTCCCATAGTTGCGATTACAGCTTATGATGCACTTTTTGCTAGGCTTTTTGATGATTACGTTGATATTATTTTAATAGGAGATAGTCTTAACTTGAGCTTCAATGGCAAAAAAGATACATTAAGCTCCTCAATGGAGATTATGCTATATCATACAAAAGCCGTTTGTGCTGGCTCAAAACACGCTTTTAAAGTCGCAGACATGCCTTTTGCAAGCTACATAAATGAAAAAACAGCAATTAAAAATGCTTCGAAATTTTTCAAACAAACCAATGCCGAGGCTATTAAGCTAGAGGGTGGACTAAGAGTAACAAAAATCATAAAAAGGCTTTGCGAGGAGGGAATAAGTGTGATGGGTCATATAGGGCTTATGCCCCAACAGGTAAGATTAGAGGGTGGATACAAAGTAAAAGGTCGCGCACAAGATGATGAAAATAGGCTTATTGAAGAGGCAATAGCTATAGAAGAGGCTGGCGCATTTTCTATAGTTATTGAAGGAGTAATAGAAAGCGTAGCAGAAAAAGTGGCTAAGAGTGTTAAAATACCGGTTATAGGCATAGGTTCAGGAGTTAAGGTGGACGGGCAAATTTTAGTCTGGTCAGATATGTTAGGATTCTTTGAAGAGTTTAAACCAAAATTTGCAAAACATTATATCGATGGCTCAAATTTAGTTCGTGAAGCGGTGCAAAGATACGCGGAAGAAGTAAAAAATAGAGCTTTTCCAAGCGAAGAATACAAATACAAAATTTAG